In Firmicutes bacterium ASF500, a single genomic region encodes these proteins:
- the sigE_1 gene encoding RNA polymerase sigma-E factor, with protein sequence MKKVYIKFRECLSALLNRWGLALPGKIMYIGGSDTLPAPLKREEEAKLIARLGEGDREARNLLIEHNLRLVAYIARRFENTGIHIEDLISIGTIGLIKAVGTYQPAKAIKLATYASRCIENEILMYLRKTANQKTELSFDEPLNTDWDGNELLLSDVLGTDEDLVVQPLEADVDRQLLRQAMEQLDERERHIITLRFGLDGRRECTQKEVADQLGISQSYISRLEKRIIARLKKEIVRMM encoded by the coding sequence GTGAAGAAAGTTTACATAAAATTTCGAGAGTGCCTGTCCGCTCTCCTGAACCGGTGGGGCCTGGCTCTGCCCGGCAAGATCATGTACATCGGAGGCAGCGACACCCTGCCCGCCCCCTTAAAGCGGGAGGAGGAGGCCAAGCTCATCGCGCGGCTGGGGGAGGGGGACCGGGAGGCCCGGAACCTGCTCATTGAGCACAACCTCCGCCTGGTGGCCTACATTGCCCGCCGCTTTGAGAATACGGGCATCCACATTGAGGATCTGATCTCCATCGGGACCATCGGCCTGATCAAGGCGGTGGGTACCTATCAGCCCGCCAAGGCCATCAAGCTGGCTACCTACGCCAGCCGGTGCATTGAGAATGAAATCCTCATGTACCTCCGCAAAACCGCCAACCAGAAGACGGAGCTTTCCTTTGACGAGCCCCTGAATACCGACTGGGACGGCAACGAGCTGCTGCTGTCCGACGTGCTGGGCACCGATGAGGACCTGGTGGTCCAGCCCCTGGAGGCCGACGTGGACCGCCAGCTCCTCCGTCAGGCTATGGAGCAGCTGGACGAGCGGGAGCGGCACATCATCACCCTCCGGTTCGGCCTGGACGGCCGGCGGGAGTGCACCCAAAAGGAGGTGGCCGACCAGCTGGGCATCTCCCAGTCCTACATCTCCCGGCTGGAAAAACGGATCATTGCCCGGCTGAAAAAGGAAATCGTGCGTATGATGTAG